One Serinus canaria isolate serCan28SL12 chromosome Z, serCan2020, whole genome shotgun sequence DNA window includes the following coding sequences:
- the AK3 gene encoding GTP:AMP phosphotransferase AK3, mitochondrial: protein MVVPPLLRAVIMGPPGSGKGTVSARIIKHFGVKHLSSGDLLRDNMQKKTEVGILAKSYIDQGQLIPDHIMTQLMLNEIKGLDQYNWLLDGFPRTVAQAEALDKECHIDTVIDLDVPFETIKCRLTARWIHPASGRVYNLEFSPPKVQGIDDITGEPLVQRDDDKPETVSKRLQAYDAQTKPVLEYYRKKGLLKSFSGTETNKIWPHIYAFLQTKLPDVSQKDAANPR from the exons ATGGTGGTGCCGCCGCTGCTGCGCGCCGTCATCATGGGGCCGCCGGGCTCCGGGAAAGGCACCGTCTCCGCTCGCATTATCAAGCACTTCGGTGTGAAGCACCTCTCCAGCGGCGACCTGCTGAGGGACAACATGCAGAAGAAGACAG AAGTGGGAATCCTTGCCAAGTCCTACATTGACCAAGGGCAGCTTATTCCAGATCACATCATGACACAACTAATGCTGAATGAGATAAAGGGTCTAGACCAGTACAACTGGCTATTGGATG gtTTCCCCAGAACAGTTGCTCAGGCAGAAGCCCTTGATAAAGAATGTCACATAGACACTGTGATTGACCTAGACGTGCCATTTGAGACCATAAAGTGTCGGCTTACAGCACGCTGGATCCACCCTGCCAGTGGCAGAGTCTACAATCTTGAATTCAGTCCTCCCAAAGTGCAG GGCATTGACGACATTACTGGCGAGCCCCTTGTTCAGCGTGACGATGACAAGCCAGAGACTGTAAGCAAGAGGCTTCAGGCTTATGATGCACAAACAAAACCTGTCCTAGAATATTATCG gaAAAAAGGGTTATTGAAATCCTTTTCTGGAACAGAAACCAATAAGATCTGGCCACATATCTATGCTTTCCTTCAAACCAAGTTGCCAGATGTAAGCCAGAAAGATGCTGCCAACCCCAGGTGA